Proteins found in one Maridesulfovibrio sp. genomic segment:
- a CDS encoding tetratricopeptide repeat protein translates to MKRFFVIIIASLLLMAQGCDKPADKSSEVLDKARADFISGFYADSEKGFERYLQDNPQGKERLEAWNCLIKIAAEVRHDSEQGIAILEAMYLEFGHNPKQGAKLKRQLAEMYIRTGQYRTAAEALEKSLEFPDQPQEQLDSTRSLLADTFRNLRNYDLAIYTYSDIVETTDNQKTKARAMFEMATTLTLIQAWDRAESELNELLGMENVPEEIHAEACFTLADIYEHRHEYKRAAELLQKIVDTYPNPNVVRYKLNYLQQK, encoded by the coding sequence ATGAAAAGATTCTTTGTTATAATTATCGCATCCCTGCTGCTTATGGCGCAGGGGTGCGATAAACCAGCTGATAAATCTTCGGAAGTGTTAGATAAGGCAAGAGCTGATTTTATAAGCGGTTTTTATGCTGATTCTGAAAAAGGTTTTGAAAGATATTTACAAGATAATCCTCAGGGAAAGGAACGTCTTGAAGCTTGGAATTGCCTTATTAAAATTGCAGCTGAAGTGCGCCATGACAGCGAACAGGGGATCGCAATTCTTGAAGCCATGTATCTTGAATTCGGTCATAACCCCAAGCAGGGAGCTAAGCTGAAGCGTCAGCTTGCTGAAATGTATATCCGTACCGGACAGTATAGAACTGCTGCCGAAGCTCTTGAAAAAAGTCTTGAATTTCCCGACCAGCCTCAAGAACAACTTGATTCCACAAGATCTCTGCTGGCCGATACATTCCGTAATCTTAGAAACTATGACCTCGCTATTTATACGTATAGTGACATAGTGGAAACTACAGATAATCAGAAGACAAAAGCCCGGGCAATGTTTGAAATGGCTACAACCCTGACATTAATTCAGGCTTGGGACAGGGCAGAATCGGAACTGAATGAATTATTGGGAATGGAAAATGTTCCGGAAGAAATACATGCGGAAGCATGCTTTACACTCGCGGATATTTATGAACATCGCCATGAGTACAAGCGTGCTGCGGAGTTGCTGCAAAAGATTGTCGATACCTACCCAAATCCGAACGTCGTAAGATATAAGCTTAATTATTTGCAGCAGAAATAA
- the gyrA gene encoding DNA gyrase subunit A — protein MPQITIEEELKKSYLEYSLSVIIGRAIPDVRDGLKPVHRRILYAMHELGNSYNRAYKKSARVVGDVIGKYHPHGDSAVYDALVRMAQEFSMRDPLVDGQGNFGSIDGDAAAAMRYTEARMSKLSSEFLADLEKKTVDFRDNYDNSLQEPSVLPTKVPNLLLNGTSGIAVGMATNIPPHNLGELINGTMHLLDTPECEIEDLMDHIKGPDFPTGALCFGGKGLREAYLTGRGSIKIRGVVNVEEKKNGRQSIVITEIPYALNKSSMVEKIAQLVGEGKIEGVSDLRDESDRKGIRVVVDLKKGAIADIIINSLYKFTQLETSFGINMMAVSGNRPMLMNLKQVLSAFLEHRREVIIRRTRFDLDKCEKRAHILEGLRIALDNIDEVVKIIRASKNGDDARIGLMERFELSKVQAQAILDMRLQRLTNLEHEKLLEEYAEILKKIEYFKSILANEEVLKGVIRDELVEIKENYATERKTVLMDHNPDDIDIEDLIPDDDAVITLSRRGYIKRTPLSNYHKQKRGGKGIAGVQTKDGDFIHTFLTTSNHQYLLLFTSKGKMFKIKVHQVPEASRIARGAHIANLLPLEKDETIATALTMREFEEESFFLFVTKNGMIKRSSIALYRNCRQSGIRAVALKEGDELITVKEITADSEAVLVTKNGTSIRFSCQDARAMGRVASGVKGIALRPGDKVVSGVVTGDAERCQLLTISEGGYGKRTDIEQHRLQTRGGKGIISMRVTTKTGKVLGSIMVSPEDEVVLLTSGNKIIRMGVKDVSLVGRATQGVRLVRMDENDHVVGFDLVQDTNDELISETEGDESE, from the coding sequence ATGCCTCAAATCACAATTGAAGAAGAGCTTAAGAAATCGTACCTCGAGTACTCCTTGAGCGTTATCATAGGCCGCGCCATCCCTGATGTAAGGGACGGCCTGAAGCCTGTACACAGGCGTATTCTCTACGCCATGCACGAGCTGGGAAACAGCTACAACAGGGCGTATAAAAAATCGGCTCGTGTTGTCGGTGATGTAATCGGTAAATATCACCCGCATGGTGATTCCGCCGTTTACGACGCTTTGGTCCGTATGGCGCAGGAATTTTCCATGCGCGATCCTCTGGTGGATGGTCAGGGTAACTTCGGTTCTATTGACGGCGACGCCGCTGCGGCTATGCGTTACACCGAAGCAAGGATGTCCAAGCTCAGTTCAGAATTTCTGGCTGACCTTGAAAAAAAGACTGTCGATTTCCGCGACAACTACGATAACTCACTGCAGGAACCTTCTGTTCTACCAACCAAGGTACCTAACCTGCTGCTGAACGGAACTTCAGGTATCGCGGTCGGTATGGCTACTAATATTCCGCCTCACAACCTCGGAGAGCTGATCAACGGTACCATGCATCTGCTCGATACCCCCGAGTGTGAAATCGAAGACCTCATGGACCATATCAAGGGTCCTGATTTCCCTACCGGAGCACTTTGTTTCGGCGGCAAGGGACTTCGTGAAGCTTACTTGACCGGACGCGGTTCCATCAAAATTCGCGGTGTCGTGAATGTTGAGGAAAAGAAAAACGGCCGTCAGTCCATCGTCATCACCGAGATTCCTTACGCTTTGAATAAATCCAGTATGGTCGAGAAGATCGCCCAGCTGGTAGGTGAAGGTAAGATTGAAGGTGTATCCGACCTGCGTGATGAATCCGACCGTAAAGGTATCCGCGTTGTAGTCGACCTCAAAAAGGGCGCAATAGCTGATATCATCATCAACTCACTCTATAAATTCACCCAGCTTGAAACAAGTTTCGGCATCAACATGATGGCTGTTTCCGGTAACAGGCCGATGCTTATGAACCTGAAACAGGTTCTGTCCGCATTTCTTGAACATCGCCGTGAAGTCATTATCCGCCGCACCCGTTTCGATCTCGATAAGTGCGAAAAACGCGCCCACATTCTCGAAGGTCTGCGCATCGCCCTTGATAACATTGATGAAGTTGTCAAAATTATCCGCGCTTCCAAAAACGGTGATGATGCACGTATCGGACTTATGGAAAGATTTGAACTTTCCAAGGTTCAGGCTCAGGCCATTCTCGATATGCGATTGCAGAGACTTACCAACCTCGAGCATGAAAAACTGCTTGAAGAATACGCAGAGATTCTCAAGAAGATCGAATACTTCAAGTCCATTCTCGCTAATGAGGAAGTGCTTAAAGGTGTTATCCGCGATGAGCTGGTCGAGATTAAAGAAAACTACGCGACAGAGCGTAAGACCGTGCTCATGGATCACAACCCCGATGATATCGACATCGAAGATCTGATCCCCGATGACGACGCTGTCATTACTCTTTCCAGAAGGGGTTACATCAAGCGTACTCCGCTTTCCAACTACCATAAGCAGAAGCGTGGCGGTAAAGGTATTGCAGGTGTTCAGACCAAGGATGGTGATTTTATCCACACCTTCCTGACCACCTCGAACCATCAATATCTGCTGCTGTTTACTTCCAAGGGTAAGATGTTCAAAATCAAAGTTCATCAGGTACCTGAAGCAAGCCGCATCGCAAGAGGCGCTCATATCGCCAACCTGCTGCCCCTTGAAAAGGATGAAACCATCGCTACTGCTTTGACCATGCGTGAGTTTGAAGAGGAAAGTTTCTTCCTGTTCGTAACCAAGAATGGAATGATCAAGCGTTCTTCCATCGCTCTTTACCGCAACTGCCGCCAGTCCGGTATTCGCGCCGTTGCCCTTAAAGAAGGTGATGAACTGATCACAGTTAAGGAAATCACTGCTGATTCCGAAGCTGTACTGGTTACTAAAAACGGTACCTCCATCCGCTTCAGCTGTCAGGATGCCCGCGCTATGGGCCGGGTGGCCAGCGGTGTTAAAGGCATAGCCCTTCGCCCCGGTGATAAGGTTGTTTCCGGTGTTGTAACCGGCGATGCAGAACGTTGCCAGCTGCTGACTATCTCCGAAGGCGGATATGGTAAGCGCACCGACATCGAGCAGCATCGTTTACAGACCCGTGGCGGTAAAGGCATCATCAGTATGAGGGTGACCACAAAGACCGGTAAGGTTCTCGGTTCCATCATGGTTTCTCCTGAAGATGAAGTTGTGCTGTTGACCTCCGGAAACAAAATCATCCGCATGGGTGTGAAAGATGTTTCCCTTGTTGGTCGCGCTACTCAGGGAGTTCGCCTTGTACGCATGGATGAAAATGACCATGTTGTCGGTTTTGATCTTGTTCAGGATACTAATGATGAATTAATTTCCGAAACTGAAGGCGACGAATCCGAATAA